The uncultured Desulfovibrio sp. DNA window ATGAAGCAGTGAATGCGCACGGGCACGCCGGCCTGGGCCGCCATCTGGCACAGGGCTTCCAGATGCCGGATATGGCTGTGCACGCCGCCATCGGAGAGCAGCCCCGCCAGATGCAGGACGCCGCCCGTGCCGGCCAGGTCATGCAGCAGCTGCTGCACCACGGCATTGCGGCGGAAGCTGCCATCCTCCAGGGCAACGTCGATGCGCGTCATGTCCTGATAGACAATGCGCCCGGCCCCTATATTGAGGTGCCCTACCTCGGAATTGCCCATATAGCCGGCAGGCAGCCCCACATCACGACCGGATGCCGCCAGGCGGGAACACAGGGCGCGCGCCGCCAGGGCATCCAGATGCGGCGTGCTGGCCAGGGACGGCGCATTGCCCGGCCCGGCGGGGGCCAGCCCCCAGCCATCAAGGATCAGCAGCAGGGTGGGAGTCATGCGTCCGCCTCCTCCCCCTTGCGCAGCAGGGCCGCGGCGCTGTCGCCCCAGAGGGCTTCCAGCTTGTAGAGGTCGCGCACGGATTCCTGAAAGATATTGACCACAAGATCATTGCAGTCCACCAGAATCCACTGCCCGGCGGTATAGCCTTCCATACGCAGATACTCGAAATTCTGCTCGGCGCACAGGGCGGAAAGGCCGTCGGCAAGACTCTGGGCATGGCGGACGGACGTGGCAGAGGCCACAAGCAGGGCCTCGGTAAAAGCTCCCTGACCGCTGAGGTCAATGGCTTCCACATTCTGG harbors:
- the rsfS gene encoding ribosome silencing factor gives rise to the protein MQNLTPTPKKYSLMPTLEKLAILRNWLEEHKAQNVEAIDLSGQGAFTEALLVASATSVRHAQSLADGLSALCAEQNFEYLRMEGYTAGQWILVDCNDLVVNIFQESVRDLYKLEALWGDSAAALLRKGEEADA